In Toxotes jaculatrix isolate fToxJac2 chromosome 11, fToxJac2.pri, whole genome shotgun sequence, a single genomic region encodes these proteins:
- the tomm20a gene encoding translocase of outer mitochondrial membrane 20, which produces MMSGRTSAVVAGVCGVLFIAYCVYFDRKRRSDPRFKEKLRERRRKQTASSATSGLAKLPDLKDAEAVQKFFLEEIQLGEELLSQGEFEKGVDHLTNAIAVCGQPQQLLQVLQQTLPPPVFQMLLTKLPSISQRIISSQSLTEDDVE; this is translated from the exons ATGATGAGCGGTAGGACGAGCGCGGTTGTTGCCGGGGTGTGCGGAGTCCTTTTTATCGCTTACTGTGTTTACTTTGACAGAAAGCGGCGGAGTGACCCTCGCTTCAAGGAAAAGCTACGTGAAC GTAGACGAAAGCAAACGGCTTCGAGTGCAACGTCTGGACTGGCAAAG CTGCCTGACTTGAAGGATGCAGAAGCTGTTCAGAAATTCTTCCTGGAGGAAATTCAACTTGGCGAGGAGCTCCTATCACAAG GTGAATTTGAGAAAGGTGTGGACCACCTGACCAATGCGATTGCAGTGTGCGGTCAGcctcagcagctgctccagGTGCTCCAGCAGACGCTGCCGCCTCCAGTCTTCCAAATGCTTCTCACCAAACTGCCCAGCATCAGCCAG cGGATCATCAGCTCTCAGTCTTTAACAGAAGATGACGTAGAATGA